A genomic segment from Ignavibacteriales bacterium encodes:
- a CDS encoding TerC family protein codes for MENIILFPFADYWLFYVGFTVFVLMMLALDLGVFHRDAHEVTFKESLTWSIIWISLALIFNFLFFKYAGWKFENDARLLAIPGFDGNAAANQVGLEFLTGYIVEKTLAIDNIFVFVVVFSFFAVPLKYQHRVLFFGILGALIFRIIFIAMGSILLQYQWIVIFFGAFLILTGFKIIFAPEKPIDPEKNPVIKLFKKFFPVTSTFEGQKFFIRKEGVLYATPLMVALLFIEVSDIIFAVDSVPAIFAITKEPLIVFTSNVFAILGLRAMYFMLAGVIHKFRYLKYGLGIVLVFVGLKMAWLNEAFGGKFPISWSLIIIVTIIGSSILISLFKKQKGV; via the coding sequence ATGGAAAATATTATCCTGTTTCCTTTTGCAGATTACTGGTTGTTTTATGTTGGATTTACTGTATTTGTTTTAATGATGCTTGCTTTGGATTTAGGTGTGTTTCACCGGGATGCACACGAAGTAACTTTTAAGGAATCATTAACGTGGAGTATTATTTGGATTTCTCTCGCGCTCATTTTCAATTTTCTTTTCTTTAAATATGCCGGCTGGAAGTTTGAAAACGATGCACGGCTACTTGCAATTCCTGGTTTTGATGGCAATGCTGCAGCCAATCAAGTCGGACTGGAATTTTTAACCGGGTATATAGTTGAGAAAACTTTAGCAATAGATAACATTTTCGTTTTTGTGGTTGTATTTAGTTTTTTTGCTGTACCGTTAAAATATCAGCACAGAGTTTTATTCTTTGGAATTCTCGGAGCACTAATATTTCGTATAATATTTATTGCTATGGGTTCCATTCTGCTTCAGTATCAATGGATCGTTATTTTCTTTGGTGCGTTTCTTATTCTAACAGGTTTTAAGATAATCTTTGCGCCTGAAAAACCGATTGATCCGGAAAAGAATCCTGTTATAAAATTGTTTAAAAAGTTCTTTCCCGTTACATCCACTTTTGAAGGACAAAAATTCTTTATACGAAAAGAAGGAGTGCTTTATGCTACTCCATTGATGGTTGCGCTGCTTTTCATCGAAGTATCAGATATTATTTTTGCAGTTGATTCCGTTCCTGCAATCTTTGCTATCACAAAAGAACCACTAATTGTTTTTACTTCCAACGTTTTTGCAATTCTTGGTTTACGTGCAATGTATTTTATGCTTGCCGGGGTAATTCATAAATTCCGCTATCTAAAATATGGACTTGGAATAGTGCTTGTGTTTGTTGGATTAAAGATGGCGTGGTTAAATGAAGCATTTGGTGGGAAGTTTCCTATTAGCTGGTCTCTAATAATAATTGTAACTATTATCGGTTCATCAATTTTAATTTCATTATTTAAAAAACAAAAAGGAGTATAA
- a CDS encoding DUF937 domain-containing protein gives MDILNTIQSALGGGDKKDDLMSTVMGMLGGQGGLQNIISQFDSKGLGDIIGSWVGTGNNLPISADQLQSVLGADTVKNLASKLGMDSNALVGQLSNFLPQAVDKLTPDGKVPEGNIMSKGMDMLGGLFGNK, from the coding sequence ATGGATATTTTAAACACAATTCAATCAGCACTTGGCGGCGGAGATAAAAAAGATGACCTGATGTCTACTGTTATGGGAATGCTTGGAGGACAAGGTGGATTGCAAAATATTATCAGCCAGTTTGATTCAAAAGGACTCGGCGATATAATTGGTTCTTGGGTTGGAACCGGAAACAACCTTCCTATTTCTGCGGATCAACTTCAGAGTGTCCTTGGCGCTGACACTGTTAAAAATCTTGCTTCAAAACTTGGAATGGACAGCAATGCACTTGTTGGACAGTTATCAAACTTTCTTCCACAGGCAGTTGATAAATTGACTCCTGATGGAAAAGTACCCGAGGGCAATATAATGAGCAAGGGAATGGATATGCTCGGCGGATTATTCGGCAATAAATAA